The Lepisosteus oculatus isolate fLepOcu1 chromosome 4, fLepOcu1.hap2, whole genome shotgun sequence genome window below encodes:
- the fra10ac1 gene encoding protein FRA10AC1, with the protein MDDKALDLVKVHGVGGYDSDFSEDESQGEKIQYEQKRFRKDDPLLQKAFQREKHAKLAHRNVAAQEWDREEARNRRHHLISMNAYDRHKKFVSDYILYYGGKKEDFKRSTANDKTDVDVLRENHRFLWREEDEEDMTWEKELAKKYYDKLFKEYCIADLSRYKENKFGFRWRVETEVISGKGQFFCGNKRCEKKEGLKSWEVNFAYVEHGEKRNALVKLRLCPECSYRLNYHHRRKEVKAKKRQQTKDNEEEPQLKKAKSSLSRKHRHKKKKEKHSSRSPQDSSKSGEGSEGSDGEEGPSDGDYWKGPAPSTEEKSREEEFDEYFQDMFL; encoded by the exons GTGCATGGAGTTGGAGGTTATGACTCAGACTTCAGTGAAGATGAAAGCCAAggagaaaaaatacagtatgaacaaaaAAG ATTCCGTAAAGATGACCCCCTTCTGCAGAAGGCATTTCAGAGAGAAAAGCATGCTAAGCTTGCCCACAGGAATGTTGCGGCACAGGAATGGGATCG GGAAGAAGCAAGGAACAGGCGTCACCACCTGATTTCAATGAATGCC TATGACAGACATAAGAAGTTTGTGAGTGactatatattgtattatgGTGGCAAGAAGGAGGATTTTAAACGTTCAAC GGCAAATGATAAAACGGATGTAGATGTGCTGAGAGAAAACCATCGTTTCTTATGGAGAGAGGAGGATGAAGAGGATATGACATG GGAGAAGGAGCTTGCAAAAAAGTACTATGACAAGCTGTTTAAAGAGTACTGCATTGCTGACCTAAGCAGATACAAAGAAAACAAG TTTGGATTCCGATGGCGAGTGGAAACAGAAGTGATTTCGGGAAAAG GGCAGTTCTTCTGTGGAAACAAGCGGTGTGAAAAGAAAGAAGGCCTGAAAAGCTGGGAGGTGAACTTTGCCTACGTTGAGCACGGGGAGAAGAGGAACGCCCTCGTGAAGCTGC GGCTTTGCCCAGAGTGTTCCTACAGGCTTAACTATCATCATAG GAGGAAAGAAGTTAAGGCAAAGAAAAGACAGCAAACTAAAGACAACGAAGAGGAGCCTCAGTTGAAAAAAGCAAAGTCATCCCTCTCcagaaaacacagacacaagaaGAAGAAGG AAAAGCACTCCTCCAGAAGCCCACAGGACTCAAGCAAATCAGGTGAAG GTTCTGAAGGCAGTGATGGAGAGGAAGGTCCATCTGATGGAGATTACTGGAAGGGTCCTGCTCCAAGTACGGAGGAGAAGTCAAG AGAGGAAGAATTTGATGAGTATTTCCAGGACATGTTTCTGTGA